In Podarcis muralis chromosome 7, rPodMur119.hap1.1, whole genome shotgun sequence, the genomic stretch ataaacgaACATCTTATTATAACATGATATGGCAAAATTAGTttatttccatggcaacagtcaacAGAAGAATTTCCAGAGCATAATGTTTTTTCATTACACCAAAGGCTCCCAATTTGTCATTGTAACTATTTTGCTTTAGGTAGTTGTCAGCCAACTATTCattttgcattcccccccccatttgctcccGATCCCTGCCACAATGTGAGCATAGGTCTTTTTAGTGTCTCCAGCCAGATTATGgaacacttttatttatttttatattatgtttATATTATGTATAATAcacaaattttattattattattattattattattattattaaataatgattgttgaatttgtattccaccctttcccccaaagcaGCCCCTCATTGTTATTTGCTGCTTACTGAGGACCTTTTTATTTTATGAGGTAAACAACTGTTTTTATGTGCTAAATGTGGCTGCCAGTCTCTCTTTTTGTCATTGTTTTATGGAATCATAATGCTGTAAGCCACGCTGAAGGAACTGTTTTTACTCTAAAAGGGTGGTTGCCTATATAGGATTAAATCTCATGCAGCTGCTGAAGCAGACTTGTCATTGGGAGCTTATGCTCTAataaagtacagtgataccttgggttgattatgcttcaggttgagtgtttttggGTTGCcctctgcggtgacccggaagtaacggagcgcgttacttccgggtttcgtcgctcgcgcatgcgcagatgctcaaaatgaagtCACGTGCATGCatggaagtggcgaatcgcgacctggcacgcacagacatgggttgcattcacttcaggatgtgaacggggctccggaacggatcccgttcgcatccagaggtaccactgtagttccattagtgcaaggatttccatttgcacagtggaacttcctctcctctcctcatgcACTCCTCAAATTTGCTAGGGAAAACCCAGAATAAATTTAAGGGGGTTTCAGAGAAAGGAAGGACATGTTTTGTTCCACAGCCAAAGGTTCCTGCACTAATGGAACTACTTGATACCGCCCTCAGTCAATAAAGACTCTTGTGGGATCTTACTCTTCAAGCATaagaagaaagcatttttaaaacaatttatatCCCTTTCACTGTAAAAAGAATGCTCAGGGCAGCTGTcaagcagggccggcccactcatgaggcaaggtgggtGACCACgttgggtggcaggatccacaggggcagcagatccagcatCCAAGGAACACatcacctgctgctgccaccagagtGTTAAAAATTCCCAAGgggccaggtgcattttgcaactaGCACAGGTCCAATTGCAACCActtggagatctctggatgccaggttagCAAATGACATTCCATAtagctggcccctccagctttcttaagaagATAAGATGAAgaacttatttattgcatttttatctcacctttttctccaaggagtacatggttcagttaatccctacaatgaccctgtgaggtagattaagtggctgtgactggcccaaggtcacccagtgagcttcatgactgagtggggatttgaaccctgatcttccaggttCCAGGATGACACTGTAACCCCAACACCACACCGGCTTCCTAGAggacttctgctatggggcagctatataaattaagtaggtaaataaatggggggggggaaatgtcacaTAGAAGGATTGGAAATATTTtcattgaagcttgaatttgttttattctggattgttttatttgatgttttaatgtgttataAACTACTttgagcttttttctttaaaatacaaagtggtatagaaatgaaatgattattattattaataataataaatctcatgggggaaatggaacctagacattctgttgtggcaacTGCAACCTATGCTTAAGGTGCCGTTTGGAgattagtgtacagtggtacctccggttgtggacaggatccgttcaggagctccagtcggatcccgaggtttttgAAACTGGAgagaccacttctgcgcatgtgcgtagGGCGAAaccagaaaaatacttctgggtttgccgcgttcgcatcctgaaggataCGCAACCGGAGGCgtgcgtatccagaggtaccactgtatatatctgagtttctaacactgcttccacAGTGGCTGCTCTCCCCAATGCCATCTGTACATCCGGGTGACCAAGAGATGTGGCTTGTATCCTCCCATCCCTCTGGAGGAAATGGCAAGGGCtgcctctggggtctcctggggtctGCACCCACCTGGCATGATTCAGAGTGGGGCTCTCCCCTTGCCTTTGATTCCCACCTCAACCAGCAGGGAAGGCTGCTTTGATTCCCCGCCACTCCACGTTgtccctgatgtagatctttactcACCCAAATCTTCCCTATGTGGATCCGTATAACCCCCTTGTTCCTGGTGCAAATCTTCACACTCTCCTTCTTGCCTGGCTGGGGAGGAtgttttgtggttcgcctcaggtgccaacctGTCTTGGGCCGGCCGTTCTGACAAGGCGTTAAAAATaaccaaaataaaataaccaaAACAAAAGCACCCGAGTGTTGTTCATCACCCTTTGGATTCTATGCCCCGAATCTGTACAGTGACCATACACAGAGCCAGGAAGCCATTTCTTTCAAAGTTTCCATCAGAAATAAATTCACTTTTCGTCCTCTGCACCCTCAGGCTTGACTTtccaaggtctctctctctctctcatatacagCATCTTCTGTTACCTTGGGTGCTTCCCACCCAACCTGTTTGCTGATTTTGACGACGCAGAGAACCCTACTTAATGAGGATTCACTCCGATTTGTCTTGGGAGGAGGCTAGGCGTCGTTGGGTCAAAACATTCGTTTGCCTTCCCCTTACTGCAGAACAAAAAACCCCCGACGCTCTCCAGAAAGCGGGCTTGTTGAGCAAGTCCTCCAAAAAGCCAGCTTCAACTGCGCAAGTTGAATCTACGGCCTCTGGAGGAGGCAGCCCCTAGCAAGGGGAGCTTCGCAAGGAAGGGCTGATAATCCCACGGCACGAAGTCTTCCTCTCGTGACTGCCCACCGTTTACCGTGGAGAAAATGTCACAGCCCCGACTACACACCGAGGCGTGAGccgctccgccccccccccctggaataaATGTATGTGGGGCGGCGGGGAAGGGtcgcttgccccccccccaaaattggggGCTCTCCCTTCCCCCACACACCCCGAAAAGGAAGGGCCGCCTCCCTCACCCCTGAGGGTCACCATCTGCTGAGGTAAAAGCGGCCCAGCTGACTCCGGAGGCCTCCTCCGCCCGCCTCCGCCCCTCCTCCTTTTACCTTTCTCGGGCGGCTGAAGCGAGCGCACGAAGCGCAGCAGCTCCGCCAAGTTGACCGTCTCGAAAGCTTCGAAGCCGCCGCCCAAGCAGTCGCCCAGCAGCGCTCCGAGCAGGCAGCCTCGGAACCGGCTTCGGCTCAGCACAGAAGCCGCGGCGGCCCCACCGCTCCCCaccgccgccgccatcttggcTCCTTTCGTTCGAGGCGGGAAGAGCGGCGCCCGGCGGCCACGTGCCGCCCCCGCGCGGCTGCAATGGACCCGCTTAGCCGCCGACGGGAGGAGGTGGTCGCCGCTTTCGCCGTCCCGATGCCCTTGTGAAAAAACAGCATTTTGTGTCTCGTTGAGTTTTTCCCTCAGCCGCCCTTTGTTCAGGCAGAGAACGGGGCGGTGTAGGGCATAGCAACAAAACGAAAGAAAAGACGGAAGAGATCTGAAAAATAGAATAGACCGCAGGCAAATGTAAAAACCCCATTTAAAAATGCTTGGGCAAGCCTAGGATTGTTACAGCACagcatcaagaagaagaagaagaactcttTCTTCTCTTAcgctaaatgaaataaaaacaaatctctTTCTGGAGTAGCGAAATTCCACCGTGGAATAGCTTTGTATACTAAGAAGGGCGTGTCCTGGAGCTACAACCCTACAGGTGTTTTACCTGACCTTGGGGGGTGTGGGTGTCAGCTACTTTAATAGGaaaaggggttttttaaaatctatattgGCATCTCACATCACTGATGCATTAGGTCACCAGCTCCCTCAGAGCAGTGCTACCTCTGGAGTTAACTTGGCCAGAGTCTTAACCATGTTGTGCCCAGACATGGACTCCAAATGTAATTTCACTTCTTGTCTTCCTGCAAAGCCAGGTAGCAGATTTTAGGTGCCATTTATGAGCGCAACGTGGGAGAGAAAGACAATTAGACCTGACTTGTAGCAGGCACAATTCCGAGGAAGTTATCCTGCACAAGCCTTACCAAAATATTGTACTTATTTCCCAGTAAATTGTGTTCTGTATGGGAGATTCCAGATGagatgtttattgagcattcatccggATACATTCACACCGAAGTGATACAACCAGCTAGTGGTTATCTTACACTTCCCATTTGTCATTTTTCTGTCAATTTTCTTATCAGACTTGCTGTGATTAGAAAAGTGATGGgatatttgcacatgtgcaggataagaaccctttttgtgtgtgtgtgtgcaaattaaTGATCCCGCAAGAAGCAAGAGAGTGCACCATTTGGAGTCTTTTGCCTTTATAgaggaggctagtttctacatacacTCACACATGCCTTGCTGTCCTCAGTCCTAACAAGCAAGGTGCATTATTGAGTTACAGCTATGCCAAAACATTTTACACATCATGTGTCAGTCAGGAGTGTGGTCATGGGAGAGTTTCAAGGGCCACACAGTTGCCTTGAGCACTGCATTTGATCcctggcctgagattccccaaaCGTActtcgccaaacctttattaggcgtTACAAGTATAGGCCATTATAAAACAAccatatataaaaatttaaaatatatacaaataaacagccatgtgaaATATATAATGAGTAggattttcattgggatttcttcccactgaaactcagccacccttgcagttacttccgggttaatgTCTGACAGAATCCGGTATTTTCATTTTGCCATGATGTTACACTACCCAAAAAAGGGGATAGCACGTGTTTGCATAGCTGGTTAGTAGAAAAGGATATGTTGTATAGTGTCCggcacattcaaagaacatccacaatgtcttaaaccacagagcctagggcttgccgatcagaaggtcggtggttcgaatccctgtgacggggtgtgctcccattgctcggtccctgctcctgcctacctagcagttcaaaagcatgtcaaagtgcaagtagataaataggtactgctctggtgggaaggtaacagcctttccgtgcgctgctctggttcgccagaagcggcttagtcatgctggccacatgacctggaagctgtacacaggctccctcagccaataaagcaagatgagcgccacaaccccagagtcatccgtgactggacctaatagtcaggggtctctttaccttttacctacagtGTCTGGCATATTCAAAGAACATCCACAATATCTTAtcatttctggggatgtttaaatatctgcccttgacaacagCTGAGGGGGAAATGTTCGGTCGGGCTAACGTAAAGGCCCTGCGTTGGgctggaattattaattttgatatatctgttgtatttaaaccaggcataggcaaactcagccctccagatgttttgagactacaattcccatcatccctgaccactagtcctgttagctaaggttgatgggagttgtagtcccaaaacatctgaagggctgagtttgcctatgcctgatttaaaacaTAGAACTTGGGTTCCCCACCAAATTTAAAGAGATGCAAAAATCAAAGCATGAAAGTACTTGATGTGTCAGAAATACTGTCGCTGGGGACAGATTTATTGGTTATCACACTTTCTTGGAATACCAAAGCTGTAAACAAGGGGAAGCTTTATACAACCTTTGAGAACAGAAATGGGTcaaaagggagaaggaaagtcATGTCACTCTTAACATGAGACAGATGTCATCTGTGCATGGAAGCAAGTCACTGGGCGAGGGGCAGGGACTGTGTCACTCACTTCCCAAGCCAATTCCTTCTTCAGTATTACTCAAGGGATTATACATCTCATGCCATTATATTCTAAGCCAGTTCCAGCTGTCGGCACTTGAGGGGTGAAAGAGTGCGATTGGTGGTTCGGTTGAAGGTGTCCACCTCAGGCACAAATTTTTCAGCAGGGATCGTCAGCTTCCGCCTGACATCCATGCACTTGTTATCCAGCGTCAGGGAGTTCAATTTGTAGACAATGTTTGCCTGGATACGGTCCAGGTGTTTATAGAGAGCATCCAGAGCATCCCTGAGGAAAGAAGCCAAGGTACCATAAGTTGAGCAGGAGGTTGCCTCCATTTGCCTTTAAATCAAAGCAAGTCCTTATCCTTTGGTGTGGTTGGTGGTAACTGAATTTCAGCTATGGCACTGGGGGTGGGGCAACACTGATTTTCCATTGCAAGGTTCTCATTAATCATTTTTCCATCAAGTacaagcagggccagatttaggtttgatgaggccctaagctactgaaggtaatggggccctttatatgtccagctgttctttgtcaacaacaaattttttgtgttgaatgtaggcaccctatatatagaaatgagcaaaccagtgatattttagggagcaggctaggcccattacttacatcataggagcctacacaacacaaaacacttttgctgtatgtaggttttattttatttgtttttatcttatattttggaaatttacatccaggttttttttcctttaaattttttgggggcccccaagagagtggggccctaagctatagcttgtttagcttaaacataaatccggcactgggtacAAGTTACGCTTATGATGGCAGATTATCTTGGAGAAACAAGGATCTCTCTCCCCATGGCAGGGCCTCCCTGTAAATCGTGTAAGGAACTGTTTTCAGCCTaagggccgcattcccttctgagcaaccttccaagggccacatgcgaGAGTAGCGGATGGGATGAGAAGCAAATGTGAGGGAGCCacaaatgtaaattttgcctttgtaTTATGGTAGGCTGGTTACTACGTACTCCATCTATCCAACCAACCAAGAGACATTATGAGAGTTCAGGAGCAATGGTCCAGGCAGGCAAAAGCTCTTGGAgtgcagtttccatcatccccaaccactggatatgctggcaggagctgatgggagctagagttccagaacatctggagggcaacagattaGCCACCCCTGGTGCAAAAGAACAGACTGCGGGGGAAACGTGTCTGACTTCTAAGCTTATGTATTATAAAATATATGCTAAGTCTTGAATTTATTACTGTGGACTTCCTACTGGGACCAGATATTAGCAAGTCATCCCAGGCACTGGAATCCAGGAGATGCCATCTTGCATCTATCACCTAAAGATCATGCACAGAGCCCACTATTACCAGCCTTTGATATAATGCTGTAGTGTGAAAGGCACATTGGTGCTGCATCACAAAAGATTTGGAGATTATGCTCCTAGCCTGTCAGCTTCCCATCTTCTGTTTTCACTCATATATCTAAGTGATCCTAGTGAACAGCCATGGCCTTCTGCAACCTAGGCAGCATATGCTGACCCAAGGCCACAACTTGCAACTGATGCTTACTTAAAAACAGCCTATTCCTTTTCTCTgttgaattttgtttttgtttttagggagGTACATACTGTAACTGTGCCAGCTTCTGATTCAGACAAGCAATGGTGCCTTCCAGCTGATGCACCTCATCTGTCAATCCATGCTGAGCCTGAAAGCCAAGGACAAGAGCTTCAATACGTCACAAATGGTAGCTTAGCCAAGAAAAGTTGATTACTCCTGGGTTAAACTGTCAGCTCCCCCTAATATTACTGTTATGGTCTGGCTTCTACAAAGAAGCCCAAGAAGCTGCAAGGCTACCActattagtaatagtaatagtagtagcagcagcagtagtagtatttctataccacccttcaactgAGGATAACAAGCAGTTtacattataaaaacacaaaaatacattacacAGTAGCAAAaggaataacacacacacacacacacacacacacacacacacacacacaccgtgaatAAGCAGTGGGGTGGAGCAGTTAAAGCCTTCTGCAAGCAGCCTTTAAAATGCCCTTCATGCCTTCtctctgccttgccttgcctctgGTGCACAAGGCCAGCTGTGACTCCTGTCTGCCCACAATTCTAAGCTTACAGAGCTAGAGGTTTGCTGTACCTGGTCACGGCAAAGCTCTGTGTTGGAGCGGTAAGTCCGGGTCTCCAGACGGGTATGAGCCAGTTTCAAATTCACCACCTTTGCCCGGATGTCGTCCTCCAGGCGCCTGATGTCCTCTTCCATTTCGGCAATTTCTTCTAGGGTCTGAAAAAAGCAAAGACCCCAGGGGGAGAGAGGCTTAGAATTGATTGCCACCTCTGTCTGTGAGGTGGGCCATACAGGAGGAGCACATGCAATGGCAGAGCTTTGCaagcaggaagtcccaggttcagtccccagctgcATCTCCAGGTTGTGGgataactgccctgagacctccaggtatagggtggtatagtaattcaatcaacaaacaaacaaaatacttaagtctaattaatgcatgaaagggttaatacAATAGAATAAGCTGTCCTGCTCAACTTAGCTATGGCTCATCTTTCTCGGGGAAAGGGCCACACTGAAACATAGCCAGCTCTCTGACGGCCGCATGGCAAAGTGGGTGTGACCCAAGTATGAAAGTGAGTGTGGCAATGATTACGGTTCTCAAGGCTGCCTTCCAAAAGGGGACCTGCAGAAGCAGTCAGAAACTAAATGAAATGGGATgagatggaatggaatggaatggaatggaatggaatggaatactatttttaagagaaaatgtgTCACAGACAAATTTGGGAAAGTTTTGGgccctaaaaaaaaaaggcatttagCAACAAAGTGTCACAGTGAGCGACTTACAGAAGCAGGTAGTAAAGaaccatctgaagacagccctgtatagagaagttttttttaatgtttaatgttttaacatgtttttatgaatgttggaagctgcctagagtggctggggcaaccctgtcagatgggcagggtataaataataaaatgatgatgatgaaataggatgtccctatttccatcagagaaatgttgaagggtctGAAGTAGGTCATGGAAAAAGGATCCCTACCCCTCCTTCAGGCACCGGGGGAAAAAGGAGAAATCCCCTCCAAGACTGCAGATGATAACACTCTGAATTGTGGAAGAGCCTTAGCATAAACCGAAGGAGACTCTGCACTCAGAACAGATATTCTATAtgtgtcatttaaaaataaaaaaaaatgtgcagggCAGGTCTCCAATGCCAGCCAAAGACTTACATTCTTCTCTTGCCACCTCAGCTCATCAAGGGCTTGCTCCACTTCATGGAGCCTCTTCCGGAAGGCAAATTCTGTGGCCACGCGCTGAGCTTCTAGTTCGTTCTCAGTCTAGAATAGGAAAcacacatgggcatagccagagagggacagggaggggcagctgcccccctaaattaataaaaggcaataaaaatacatagctaactgaggttctgcccccctcccaatgAAAGGCCTGGCCCctactaacaaaaatcctggctatgcctatGGAAACACATATAAAAAGTTAGGCCACTGTCATATCATAGTTTAATAATTGCACATAGATTGAGAGAGCCATCACTTTGCAATGATGTATAGTGGCTTGGCTGTTGGCCAAACAGATTTTACAGGATTTTGAAATGTAGATGGGCACAACGggttttggaaaggaaaaaaagttgAACAAGTGTATATGCCACAAACGACGACTCCTCTTTCAAACCACTTTTAATtctcaaaaaaaccaaaatcccAAGTTGCATCCAGCAAAGTTGTTGCATTAGCACAAGGACTACTACTTGCACAGTGGAACTTTCCCTCCTGCTTCCCCCCACGAGCTCCCCACATCCGTTCCagggtttccccaaccctctggagcagatttggggaaggggatgagtgagagaggagagggagggggttgTTCCATCGCACAGGCAATTGCCTTTGAGCTAACAAGGCTGTTGGAATAATCAGCCTTTAATTAAAcagcctttccccctttcctccttgctTCTGCTGCATCCAGTAAAGGTTGGTGATCCTGAGCAAAAAAGTTCCTTCATTTCAACAGTATAATTTTAGGCTGCAGGGATCCATCTAGTTGCTGCCATTGATAAATCATTAGGCACCAGAAAGCTTTGCCAATCAATGCAAACCACTAAAAGATCTTCCAGCAGATCCAGATCAGACATTCAGTAGATTACTTTGAAAACAAGTCACCTTAATTATGGATCTActcacagcctttgccaacctgaagCCCTCGAAATGCTTTGGACTatactgtaactcccatcaggtGGGAGGTGTGGTACTTCTTAGGaccgatgggagttgcagtccaaaatacctacaaagcaccaggttggcaaaggctctaTAACATACAGTGTATCTTCTCCATCAAGAGCCTTCCTAGGAGCCAATAGGAAGCCATGTGGTTTACCTGGGCAATGGTGAGGGCCATGGCTTCTCGCAGATCTGAGGCTGCTTTCATTTCTGCCTCTGCTCGATCCTTGTTGTATTGAGTGATCTGATCCCATTCCTCTGGAGTGAGAGTTCTACAacaggcagaaggaaaagatggcctGGTTGTCAGAATCAATttttcacacacactttctccCTGTATTGCCTTGCATGTTTTTAAACTGTATGTCTGCAGCTTTGAAAGCCAATGGTCAGAAAAGAGCATACTGTATCAATAAAGTTTAACTCACTCACCCACCCATGCAGTGCACTTAATAAAAGCACACTAAGCTCGCAGTGTGCCAAGTatttcttctgcatttttttctgaccagtctccatcaattaatgaggaaAGAAATAACATTGGGGAAAATACCAAAGGGGATAGAAAATTCAGTGAAACACATGGGGTTTTGACGTATTTCCCTTAATTCTGAGGTGGGCAAGTTGCTGTTTGTGTGGCTGAGTGCCCTTCCGTTCATTATACAAATCTTCTCTCAGGCAGTCTGCACTCtgcagcacagccccccccccacacacacacctgcatatCTGTCCTTCCTGAAAACCTCATGAAGTCCTTGGCTGGGCTTTCCTCTAAGAACAGAAGGTAAAGCTGCTGCCCCTCCCAGGTGTTGCTTGTTGTTTTGAAAACCAAGACTTTACTTTTAAGGAAATCATTACAGAAAGATTAAAGGTAGAATGACATACTTTTAAAGAGGACAAAAGGAAGCACTTTTTAAACAATATCGGTGAACACGTTGATTGCAGGTGCTTGGTAActgccgtatttttcactctataagacgcacccgaccataagatgcacctagtttttagagaaggaaaacaagaaaagccagcaagagccgcagaCACGCTCGCTCGGCGTGGCTCTTTAAAGATAgagtggctcttgctggcttttctgggaggtgggagaagggactgacagaCTGCCCTCCGTCCATTTTCCCACCTTCCTGAAAAACCAgagcaagctgcgcagctatcgctgaagccagaagagcttGCTGTggtggcttcagcaatagctgcgTAGCGcctcttcagcgaagcaggaggaggaatggaaggggcTCCCTTCCGTAAGGGCTCCCTTCCGTCCCTCATCCTGcttcgctgggaagccagcagaacaagaggcgctgcacagctcttgCTCTTGCTCTGCTGAATTCaacgatagctgtgcagcctgcattcgttccataagacgcacacacatttccccttactttttaggaggaaaaaagtgttgccttatggagcgaaaaatacggtactttcaccAGTTTCCTACACTTCAATCAAAGCCGAGGGGAAGACATGATGTTAACTCCGCCCATGGGAGAAGGCccaagcagctggggaggctgcggAGGGCAGGAGAGATGTTTAATGGGAAGAAAAACACATCCCACCACAACCCACAGTTACCTCACAAGGATGAGACCTAATGCCAAACCTACCAGAAGTGTGAGGAAATTATAAAGCACCCTGTGAAAAAGGCAGAAAAACAAAAGCCTCTTTTGTAAGAGAGGAACAATTTCAAGAAGTTGCAGAGTCATAACGAGGGCTTAGCATAGGCCTCCAGTTGTCATGCCACACCCTGCTCTGGGCCTCCAACAGAAAGGTACAGCCAGGGCACTCGGGAAGGGGCACCTCAGTTGCCACATTCTGTCTAACAGGAGGGCTGGCCCTGAGGTGAAGGTGGAGTTCAAGACCTTTTGATGGTTGTTTCGCAAGACACAACCTTACCCAATCGGCACTCGGGTAGGATTGACTTTATAGGAGATATTTGGAGAGTTGATATTGAGGGAAACACAGGTCCGGTCAATCTCCACGGCTTCCGTTTTCCCTCGATGGGCAAAGTTCAGCTGTTGGCGGGCTTCCTGCAACAAGCTATGAATTAaaagtgggcgggggggggggagagagaaagggcagCTATGAAGGGATGCAAGAGAATATTCAGGTGGAAGTCTCC encodes the following:
- the TEKT2 gene encoding tektin-2, producing the protein MATLSVKPGQRYTLPDWRTHFDLIATNAERQRLASHQIRQEGRVLRNETNNQTKWDEYDNRTRLLERIEVVNRAKETLDKCLTDIDTEIYALTQMKEEAERALQAKNLQLDVAIENLTLRESRRDIDVVKDPVEEELHKEVEVIDATTKDLQQKVSEAFEQLCLLQEARQQLNFAHRGKTEAVEIDRTCVSLNINSPNISYKVNPTRVPIGTLTPEEWDQITQYNKDRAEAEMKAASDLREAMALTIAQTENELEAQRVATEFAFRKRLHEVEQALDELRWQEKNTLEEIAEMEEDIRRLEDDIRAKVVNLKLAHTRLETRTYRSNTELCRDQAQHGLTDEVHQLEGTIACLNQKLAQLQDALDALYKHLDRIQANIVYKLNSLTLDNKCMDVRRKLTIPAEKFVPEVDTFNRTTNRTLSPLKCRQLELA